In Sporosarcina sp. PTS2304, a genomic segment contains:
- a CDS encoding response regulator transcription factor, with product MKTILLIDDEQRMLDLLELFLLPHGYRCLQATDGQAALDLFQKENIHLVLLDIMMPGMDGWEVCRKIREQSTVPVILLTARSNTSDVVKGLDEGADDYITKPFDERELTARVRAALRRVSDEYEPKTIQEGPFTLNLDSYSILYDTHEVRLTMKEFYIIEAMMQRPNRTFTREDLLQVAWEYDTYTEVRTVDSHIRNLRDKLKKSDFPIDEILVTVWGIGYKWK from the coding sequence ATGAAGACGATTTTACTTATTGACGATGAACAGCGGATGCTCGATCTGCTTGAACTATTTCTATTGCCGCATGGCTACCGCTGTTTACAAGCGACAGATGGACAAGCCGCGCTCGACCTATTTCAAAAAGAGAATATACATCTCGTACTGCTCGACATTATGATGCCCGGCATGGACGGCTGGGAAGTTTGCCGGAAAATTAGAGAACAGTCCACCGTGCCCGTCATTTTATTAACCGCCCGTTCCAATACATCAGATGTCGTCAAAGGACTGGATGAAGGAGCAGATGATTACATAACGAAACCATTTGACGAACGTGAACTAACAGCGAGAGTACGAGCTGCTCTACGGCGTGTTTCAGATGAATACGAACCAAAGACCATCCAAGAAGGACCATTTACATTGAACTTGGACTCTTATTCAATCCTTTACGACACCCACGAAGTTCGGCTGACAATGAAAGAATTTTACATTATAGAAGCCATGATGCAGCGACCGAACCGAACATTCACTAGGGAAGATTTACTTCAAGTCGCCTGGGAATACGACACGTATACAGAAGTTCGCACCGTGGACTCACACATCCGAAATCTACGGGATAAATTAAAAAAATCAGATTTTCCTATAGACGAAATTTTAGTAACTGTATGGGGGATTGGGTATAAGTGGAAATGA
- a CDS encoding pyridoxamine 5'-phosphate oxidase family protein: MTAKETVQKILDESMVGTMATVDNGKPYSRYMTFMNDGLTLYTPTNKKTEKVDELESNSHTHILLGYDGEGFGDAYVEYSGNVSISSDDELKKKLWNDQMERWFDGPEDPNLVILKIEPAAIRLMNKTGQPPEDISL; the protein is encoded by the coding sequence ATGACTGCTAAAGAAACTGTACAGAAAATTTTAGATGAAAGCATGGTAGGTACAATGGCGACGGTGGACAATGGAAAGCCGTACAGCCGCTATATGACATTTATGAATGATGGATTGACACTGTATACGCCGACAAATAAAAAGACGGAAAAAGTCGATGAGTTGGAAAGTAATTCTCATACGCATATTTTGCTTGGGTATGATGGAGAGGGCTTTGGCGATGCGTATGTGGAGTATTCGGGTAATGTGTCCATTTCGTCGGATGATGAGCTGAAGAAGAAGTTGTGGAATGATCAGATGGAGCGTTGGTTTGATGGCCCGGAAGATCCGAATTTAGTCATTTTAAAAATTGAACCTGCGGCGATTCGGTTAATGAATAAGACGGGACAACCGCCTGAAGATATTTCTTTGTAA